Proteins co-encoded in one Pseudoliparis swirei isolate HS2019 ecotype Mariana Trench chromosome 7, NWPU_hadal_v1, whole genome shotgun sequence genomic window:
- the agtpbp1 gene encoding cytosolic carboxypeptidase 1 isoform X2 — MNKPKMATEKGVPSNSRVLMLLGQLERMNGEAMMRDVETARQVTAKICHLIQTQEKSGKEVMSKGSSGMEVILASLENTRDVQTTLNILYILSELLTVGRGRRVGVFVSKGGTGILFQILITASKELPPSEELMLQLHSLLAKVGPKDRKFGVKARLSGALNATVNLTKQNLQNTKVLLPCLQVLRVYSTNSVNAISLGKNGVVELMFKIVVPFSKKNISLLKVALDALGALLKSKTNARRAVDAGHVHALLALYQDWHHNDTRHRHMLIRKGLLVCLRNITNIKLGRKAFIDADGMRILYYSSTECLPVRTLDPLVNTSSLIMRKCFPKNRLPLPTIKSAFLYQLPHVPVVGPVAQLYSQPLGVDDVVDESDDNEETDADTENDTDNEEDKKDPHTENEDIETDLNKLHPKKNPGRPFEELKVYERFFLELSEDFQGYNFEPSKSASTTSSSFSSTRATRPIIVPTAQALSPKHVPVTSFQGDCNPSKGERRPPSPSVPTPAPPASLTPLELDTIHLTKDQDRKEEAHIPSPDTLTTLSSLIRPPSQAQTIEQALAHVLECVSLEATGALNTGEDGGQGVKPNGSPVNGTRHIQSPLLLEDIANRRVGGGGSNWGSDCGSEGTEDEGGEGAVLEVPDTALLLPLHDPDLYVEMVKGTHSVPQYAEVAYPDYFGHIAPTFREPLQERVYGVQRSKIFQDIERLIHPNDIVDKVVYDLDIPSCPVIEDNGESLKFNSQFESGNLRKAVQMRKYEYDLVLNSDINSNHYHQWFYFEVSGMRVGTTYRFNIINSEKSNSQFNYGMQVLMYSVQEAISGRPRWVRTGTDICYYKNHFARSSIAAGGQKGKSYYTMTFSTSFSHKDDVCYFAYHYPYTYSTLKMHLSKLEALRTPQIYLRRDVLCETLGGNSCPLLTLTAMPESNSNDHICQFRNRPLIFLSARVHPGETNASWVMKGTLEFLMGTSLLAASLREAYIFKIVPMLNPDGVVNGNHRCSLSGEDLNRQWQNPNPELHPTIYHTKSLLQYLAHIQRAPLVFCDYHGHSRKKNVFMYGCSVKETVWQSNITATSSDLQEDLGYRALPKILSQIAPAFSMVSCSFVVERSKESTARVVVWREIGVQRSYTMESTLCGCDQGKYKGLQIGTRELEEMGAQFCVALLRLKRLTGIRNHQHLLDLESDIIGTQSKVVSSPSTYVMEEDEPSFLEAIDYSAESNDEDGEPEIEQGIEVQENANHLDRLSDCETNHKD, encoded by the exons AGAAGAGTGGAAAAGAGGTGATGTCCAAAGGCTCCAGTGGCATGGAGGTCATTCTGGCGTCACTGGAG AACACCAGAGATGTCCAGACCACGCTGAACATTTTGTACATTCTCAGTGAGCTGCTGACTGTGG gcagaggTCGCAGGGTCGGAGTATTTGTGTCTAAAGGAGGCACAGGAATATTATTCCAGATTCTGATCACCGCAAGCAAAGAGTTGCCTCCCAGTGAAGAACTCATGCTGCAGCTTCACTCGCTGCTCGCCAAGGTTGGCCCAAAAG ACAGAAAGTTTGGAGTGAAGGCGCGCTTGAGCGGCGCGCTGAACGCCACAGTCAACTTAACCAAACAGAACCTACAGAATACCAAAGTGCTTCTGCCCTGTCTCCAGGTTCTCAGGGTTTACTCCACCAACT CGGTGAATGCTATTTCTTTGGGCAAGAACGGAGTGGTGGAGCTCATGTTCAAGATTGTGGTGCCGTTCAGCAAGAAGAACATCAGCCTGCTTAA GGTAGCTCTGGATGCACTCGGAGCGCTGCTTAAATCCA AGACGAATGCTCGCCGTGCAGTGGATGCTGGACACGTGCATGCCTTGCTGGCTCTTTACCAGGACTGGCATCACAATGACACACGGCATCGCCACATGCTGATACGCAAAGGGCTGCTGGTCTGCCTCAGGAACATCACCAACATCAAGCTCGGCAGGAAAGCGTTCATCGATGCCGACGGCATGAGGATCCTCTACTACTCATCCACT GAGTGTCTCCCGGTGCGGACTCTGGATCCACTCGTCAACACTTCGAGTCTCATCATGAGGAAGTGTTTTCCTAAGAACCGTCTGCCTCTGCCCACCATCAAATCAGCCTTTCTTTACCAGCTGCCACATGTGCCCGTTGTAGGGCCCGTGGCGCAGCTGTACAGCCAGCCACTTGGGG TGGATGATGTCGTGGATGAAAGCGACGATAACGAGGAGACGGACGCAGACACAGAGAACGATACTGACAACGAAGAGGACAAGAAGGatccacacactgag AACGAGGACATCGAGACGGATCTAAACAAGCTACATCCCAAAAAGAACCCCGGACGTCCATTCGAGGAGTTGAAGGTCTACGAGAGGTTCTTCTTGGAGCTTTCTGAAGACTTCCAG GGTTATAACTTTGAACCATCAAAGAGTGCCTCTACCACATCGTCATCTTTCTCCTCGACTCGAGCCACTCGGCCAATCATCGTGCCCACAGCTCAGGCCCTGTCCCCGAAGCACGTCCCTGTAACGAGCTTTCAGGGGGATTGCAACCCTAGCAAAGGAGAACGCCGCCCGCCTTCCCCCTCTGTGCCCACTCCTGCACCTCCTGCCTCTCTGACGCCTCTAGAACTGGACACCATCCACCTCACCAAGGACCAGGACAGAAAAGAGGAGGCCCACATTCCGTCCCCCGACACGCTGACAACATTGTCGTCCCTCATCAGGCCTCCTTCTCAAGCGCAGACGATAGAGCAGGCTCTAGCACATGTGTTGGAGTGTGTCTCCCTCGAAGCGACGGGGGCTCTGAACACAGGAGAAGACGGAGGACAGGGAGTCAAACCAAACGGATCCCCAGTCAATGGCACGAGGCACATCCAGTCCCCACTGCTCCTGGAGGACATCGCTAATCGccgtgtgggaggaggaggcagtaACTGGGGTTCAGATTGCGGCTCAGAGGGGACCGAGGATGAGGGAGGGGAAGGAGCAGTCCTGGAGGTGCCAGACACGGCGCTGCTCCTCCCGCTTCATGACCCCGACCTTTACGTGGAGATGGTGAAGGGAACGCACTCCGTACCCCAGTACGCTGAAGTAGCTTACCCAGACTACTTTGGCCACATAGCCCCAACATTTAGGGAGCCTCTTCAGGAGAGAGTATATGGTGTTCAGAG GTCTAAAATATTCCAGGACATTGAGAGGTTAATTCATCCCAATGATATCGTGGATAAAGTAGTCTATGACTTGGACATTCCCAG TTGTCCGGTGATTGAAGACAATGGCGAATCGCTGAAGTTCAACTCTCAGTTTGAGTCTGGAAACCTCAGGAAGGCAGTTCAAATGAGGAA ATATGAGTATGACCTTGTGCTGAATTCAGACATCAATAGTAATCACTACCACCAGTGGTTCTACTTTGAGGTGAGCGGCATGCGCGTTGGAACCACCTACCGCTTCAACATCATCAACTCCGAGAAGTCAAACAGCCAGTTCAACTACG gcatgcAGGTGCTCATGTACTCTGTGCAGGAGGCGATCAGTGGCCGGCCTCGCTGGGTCAGAACAGGAACAGACATCTGTTACTACAA GAATCACTTTGCTAGGAGCTCGATTGCAGCGGGTGGTCAGAAAGGGAAGTCCTATTATACGATGACCTTCAGCACCAGCTTCAGCCATAAGGATGATGTCTGCTACTTTGCCTATCATTACCCGTATACGTACTCCACTCTTAAG ATGCACCTGTCCAAACTGGAGGCTTTGAGGACCCCCCAGATCTACCTGAGACGGGACGTCCTCTGTGAAACTCTGGGGGGAAACAGCTGCCCCCTTCTGACCCTCACTGCCATGCCAGAGTCCAACTCTAATGATCACATCTGTCAGTTCA GGAACCGTCCATTGATCTTCCTGTCGGCCAGAGTGCACCCTGGGGAGACCAACGCCAGCTGGGTAATGAAGGGCACGCTGGAGTTCCTGATGGGCACCAGCCTACTGGCAGCCAGCCTGAGGGAGGCCTACATCTTCAAGATAGTCCCCATGCTTAACCCCGATGGAGTTGTGAACGGAAA TCATCGTTGTTCTCTGAGTGGAGAGGATTTGAATCGCCAGTGGCAGAACCCCAATCCTGAGCTGCACCCCACCATCTACCACACTAAGAGCCTGCTGCAGTACCTGGCACACATACAAAGGGCACCTCTG GTGTTCTGCGACTACCACGGTCATTCCAGGAAGAAGAATGTGTTCATGTACGGCTGCAGCGTGAAGGAGACAGTCTGGCAATCCAACATCACCGCGACATCCAGTGACTTGCAGGAGGACCTTGGATACAGA GCGCTTCCTAAGATCCTGTCCCAGATCGCCCCGGCCTTCAGCATGGTCAGCTGTAGTTTTGTTGTGGAGCGCTCCAAAGAGTCGACGGCCCGTGTTGTTGTCTGGAGAGAGATCGGAGTGCAGCGCAGCTACACCATGGAGAGCACGCTGTGTGGTTGTGACCAGGGAAAATATAAG GGTCTTCAGATCGGCaccagagagctggaggagatggGAGCTCAGTTCTGTGTGGCCCTGCTGAGGCTGAAGAGGCTGACCGGGATCCGCAATCACCAACACCTGCTGGATTTAGAGAGCGACATCATCGGGACACAGTCTAAAGTGGTCAG CAGCCCCAGCACCTacgtgatggaggaggatgagccGTCCTTTCTGGAGGCGATAGACTACAGCGCGGAGAGCAATGATGAGGACGGCGAGCCTGAAATCGAGCAAGGCATCGAAGTCCAAGAGAACGCCAATCACCTCGATCGGCTGTCGGACTGCGAGACGAATCACAAGGACTAG
- the agtpbp1 gene encoding cytosolic carboxypeptidase 1 isoform X1 — translation MNKPKMATEKGVPSNSRVLMLLGQLERMNGEAMMRDVETARQVTAKICHLIQTQEKSGKEVMSKGSSGMEVILASLENTRDVQTTLNILYILSELLTVGRGRRVGVFVSKGGTGILFQILITASKELPPSEELMLQLHSLLAKVGPKDRKFGVKARLSGALNATVNLTKQNLQNTKVLLPCLQVLRVYSTNSVNAISLGKNGVVELMFKIVVPFSKKNISLLKVALDALGALLKSKTNARRAVDAGHVHALLALYQDWHHNDTRHRHMLIRKGLLVCLRNITNIKLGRKAFIDADGMRILYYSSTECLPVRTLDPLVNTSSLIMRKCFPKNRLPLPTIKSAFLYQLPHVPVVGPVAQLYSQPLGVDDVVDESDDNEETDADTENDTDNEEDKKDPHTENEDIETDLNKLHPKKNPGRPFEELKVYERFFLELSEDFQGYNFEPSKSASTTSSSFSSTRATRPIIVPTAQALSPKHVPVTSFQGDCNPSKGERRPPSPSVPTPAPPASLTPLELDTIHLTKDQDRKEEAHIPSPDTLTTLSSLIRPPSQAQTIEQALAHVLECVSLEATGALNTGEDGGQGVKPNGSPVNGTRHIQSPLLLEDIANRRVGGGGSNWGSDCGSEGTEDEGGEGAVLEVPDTALLLPLHDPDLYVEMVKGTHSVPQYAEVAYPDYFGHIAPTFREPLQERVYGVQRSKIFQDIERLIHPNDIVDKVVYDLDIPSCPVIEDNGESLKFNSQFESGNLRKAVQMRKYEYDLVLNSDINSNHYHQWFYFEVSGMRVGTTYRFNIINSEKSNSQFNYGMQVLMYSVQEAISGRPRWVRTGTDICYYKNHFARSSIAAGGQKGKSYYTMTFSTSFSHKDDVCYFAYHYPYTYSTLKMHLSKLEALRTPQIYLRRDVLCETLGGNSCPLLTLTAMPESNSNDHICQFRNRPLIFLSARVHPGETNASWVMKGTLEFLMGTSLLAASLREAYIFKIVPMLNPDGVVNGNHRCSLSGEDLNRQWQNPNPELHPTIYHTKSLLQYLAHIQRAPLVFCDYHGHSRKKNVFMYGCSVKETVWQSNITATSSDLQEDLGYRALPKILSQIAPAFSMVSCSFVVERSKESTARVVVWREIGVQRSYTMESTLCGCDQGKYKGLQIGTRELEEMGAQFCVALLRLKRLTGIRNHQHLLDLESDIIGTQSKVVSSSPSTYVMEEDEPSFLEAIDYSAESNDEDGEPEIEQGIEVQENANHLDRLSDCETNHKD, via the exons AGAAGAGTGGAAAAGAGGTGATGTCCAAAGGCTCCAGTGGCATGGAGGTCATTCTGGCGTCACTGGAG AACACCAGAGATGTCCAGACCACGCTGAACATTTTGTACATTCTCAGTGAGCTGCTGACTGTGG gcagaggTCGCAGGGTCGGAGTATTTGTGTCTAAAGGAGGCACAGGAATATTATTCCAGATTCTGATCACCGCAAGCAAAGAGTTGCCTCCCAGTGAAGAACTCATGCTGCAGCTTCACTCGCTGCTCGCCAAGGTTGGCCCAAAAG ACAGAAAGTTTGGAGTGAAGGCGCGCTTGAGCGGCGCGCTGAACGCCACAGTCAACTTAACCAAACAGAACCTACAGAATACCAAAGTGCTTCTGCCCTGTCTCCAGGTTCTCAGGGTTTACTCCACCAACT CGGTGAATGCTATTTCTTTGGGCAAGAACGGAGTGGTGGAGCTCATGTTCAAGATTGTGGTGCCGTTCAGCAAGAAGAACATCAGCCTGCTTAA GGTAGCTCTGGATGCACTCGGAGCGCTGCTTAAATCCA AGACGAATGCTCGCCGTGCAGTGGATGCTGGACACGTGCATGCCTTGCTGGCTCTTTACCAGGACTGGCATCACAATGACACACGGCATCGCCACATGCTGATACGCAAAGGGCTGCTGGTCTGCCTCAGGAACATCACCAACATCAAGCTCGGCAGGAAAGCGTTCATCGATGCCGACGGCATGAGGATCCTCTACTACTCATCCACT GAGTGTCTCCCGGTGCGGACTCTGGATCCACTCGTCAACACTTCGAGTCTCATCATGAGGAAGTGTTTTCCTAAGAACCGTCTGCCTCTGCCCACCATCAAATCAGCCTTTCTTTACCAGCTGCCACATGTGCCCGTTGTAGGGCCCGTGGCGCAGCTGTACAGCCAGCCACTTGGGG TGGATGATGTCGTGGATGAAAGCGACGATAACGAGGAGACGGACGCAGACACAGAGAACGATACTGACAACGAAGAGGACAAGAAGGatccacacactgag AACGAGGACATCGAGACGGATCTAAACAAGCTACATCCCAAAAAGAACCCCGGACGTCCATTCGAGGAGTTGAAGGTCTACGAGAGGTTCTTCTTGGAGCTTTCTGAAGACTTCCAG GGTTATAACTTTGAACCATCAAAGAGTGCCTCTACCACATCGTCATCTTTCTCCTCGACTCGAGCCACTCGGCCAATCATCGTGCCCACAGCTCAGGCCCTGTCCCCGAAGCACGTCCCTGTAACGAGCTTTCAGGGGGATTGCAACCCTAGCAAAGGAGAACGCCGCCCGCCTTCCCCCTCTGTGCCCACTCCTGCACCTCCTGCCTCTCTGACGCCTCTAGAACTGGACACCATCCACCTCACCAAGGACCAGGACAGAAAAGAGGAGGCCCACATTCCGTCCCCCGACACGCTGACAACATTGTCGTCCCTCATCAGGCCTCCTTCTCAAGCGCAGACGATAGAGCAGGCTCTAGCACATGTGTTGGAGTGTGTCTCCCTCGAAGCGACGGGGGCTCTGAACACAGGAGAAGACGGAGGACAGGGAGTCAAACCAAACGGATCCCCAGTCAATGGCACGAGGCACATCCAGTCCCCACTGCTCCTGGAGGACATCGCTAATCGccgtgtgggaggaggaggcagtaACTGGGGTTCAGATTGCGGCTCAGAGGGGACCGAGGATGAGGGAGGGGAAGGAGCAGTCCTGGAGGTGCCAGACACGGCGCTGCTCCTCCCGCTTCATGACCCCGACCTTTACGTGGAGATGGTGAAGGGAACGCACTCCGTACCCCAGTACGCTGAAGTAGCTTACCCAGACTACTTTGGCCACATAGCCCCAACATTTAGGGAGCCTCTTCAGGAGAGAGTATATGGTGTTCAGAG GTCTAAAATATTCCAGGACATTGAGAGGTTAATTCATCCCAATGATATCGTGGATAAAGTAGTCTATGACTTGGACATTCCCAG TTGTCCGGTGATTGAAGACAATGGCGAATCGCTGAAGTTCAACTCTCAGTTTGAGTCTGGAAACCTCAGGAAGGCAGTTCAAATGAGGAA ATATGAGTATGACCTTGTGCTGAATTCAGACATCAATAGTAATCACTACCACCAGTGGTTCTACTTTGAGGTGAGCGGCATGCGCGTTGGAACCACCTACCGCTTCAACATCATCAACTCCGAGAAGTCAAACAGCCAGTTCAACTACG gcatgcAGGTGCTCATGTACTCTGTGCAGGAGGCGATCAGTGGCCGGCCTCGCTGGGTCAGAACAGGAACAGACATCTGTTACTACAA GAATCACTTTGCTAGGAGCTCGATTGCAGCGGGTGGTCAGAAAGGGAAGTCCTATTATACGATGACCTTCAGCACCAGCTTCAGCCATAAGGATGATGTCTGCTACTTTGCCTATCATTACCCGTATACGTACTCCACTCTTAAG ATGCACCTGTCCAAACTGGAGGCTTTGAGGACCCCCCAGATCTACCTGAGACGGGACGTCCTCTGTGAAACTCTGGGGGGAAACAGCTGCCCCCTTCTGACCCTCACTGCCATGCCAGAGTCCAACTCTAATGATCACATCTGTCAGTTCA GGAACCGTCCATTGATCTTCCTGTCGGCCAGAGTGCACCCTGGGGAGACCAACGCCAGCTGGGTAATGAAGGGCACGCTGGAGTTCCTGATGGGCACCAGCCTACTGGCAGCCAGCCTGAGGGAGGCCTACATCTTCAAGATAGTCCCCATGCTTAACCCCGATGGAGTTGTGAACGGAAA TCATCGTTGTTCTCTGAGTGGAGAGGATTTGAATCGCCAGTGGCAGAACCCCAATCCTGAGCTGCACCCCACCATCTACCACACTAAGAGCCTGCTGCAGTACCTGGCACACATACAAAGGGCACCTCTG GTGTTCTGCGACTACCACGGTCATTCCAGGAAGAAGAATGTGTTCATGTACGGCTGCAGCGTGAAGGAGACAGTCTGGCAATCCAACATCACCGCGACATCCAGTGACTTGCAGGAGGACCTTGGATACAGA GCGCTTCCTAAGATCCTGTCCCAGATCGCCCCGGCCTTCAGCATGGTCAGCTGTAGTTTTGTTGTGGAGCGCTCCAAAGAGTCGACGGCCCGTGTTGTTGTCTGGAGAGAGATCGGAGTGCAGCGCAGCTACACCATGGAGAGCACGCTGTGTGGTTGTGACCAGGGAAAATATAAG GGTCTTCAGATCGGCaccagagagctggaggagatggGAGCTCAGTTCTGTGTGGCCCTGCTGAGGCTGAAGAGGCTGACCGGGATCCGCAATCACCAACACCTGCTGGATTTAGAGAGCGACATCATCGGGACACAGTCTAAAGTGGTCAG CAGCAGCCCCAGCACCTacgtgatggaggaggatgagccGTCCTTTCTGGAGGCGATAGACTACAGCGCGGAGAGCAATGATGAGGACGGCGAGCCTGAAATCGAGCAAGGCATCGAAGTCCAAGAGAACGCCAATCACCTCGATCGGCTGTCGGACTGCGAGACGAATCACAAGGACTAG
- the agtpbp1 gene encoding cytosolic carboxypeptidase 1 isoform X3, producing the protein MEYRYTKRYSQSVVSPDPPEKSGKEVMSKGSSGMEVILASLENTRDVQTTLNILYILSELLTVGRGRRVGVFVSKGGTGILFQILITASKELPPSEELMLQLHSLLAKVGPKDRKFGVKARLSGALNATVNLTKQNLQNTKVLLPCLQVLRVYSTNSVNAISLGKNGVVELMFKIVVPFSKKNISLLKVALDALGALLKSKTNARRAVDAGHVHALLALYQDWHHNDTRHRHMLIRKGLLVCLRNITNIKLGRKAFIDADGMRILYYSSTECLPVRTLDPLVNTSSLIMRKCFPKNRLPLPTIKSAFLYQLPHVPVVGPVAQLYSQPLGVDDVVDESDDNEETDADTENDTDNEEDKKDPHTENEDIETDLNKLHPKKNPGRPFEELKVYERFFLELSEDFQGYNFEPSKSASTTSSSFSSTRATRPIIVPTAQALSPKHVPVTSFQGDCNPSKGERRPPSPSVPTPAPPASLTPLELDTIHLTKDQDRKEEAHIPSPDTLTTLSSLIRPPSQAQTIEQALAHVLECVSLEATGALNTGEDGGQGVKPNGSPVNGTRHIQSPLLLEDIANRRVGGGGSNWGSDCGSEGTEDEGGEGAVLEVPDTALLLPLHDPDLYVEMVKGTHSVPQYAEVAYPDYFGHIAPTFREPLQERVYGVQRSKIFQDIERLIHPNDIVDKVVYDLDIPSCPVIEDNGESLKFNSQFESGNLRKAVQMRKYEYDLVLNSDINSNHYHQWFYFEVSGMRVGTTYRFNIINSEKSNSQFNYGMQVLMYSVQEAISGRPRWVRTGTDICYYKNHFARSSIAAGGQKGKSYYTMTFSTSFSHKDDVCYFAYHYPYTYSTLKMHLSKLEALRTPQIYLRRDVLCETLGGNSCPLLTLTAMPESNSNDHICQFRNRPLIFLSARVHPGETNASWVMKGTLEFLMGTSLLAASLREAYIFKIVPMLNPDGVVNGNHRCSLSGEDLNRQWQNPNPELHPTIYHTKSLLQYLAHIQRAPLVFCDYHGHSRKKNVFMYGCSVKETVWQSNITATSSDLQEDLGYRALPKILSQIAPAFSMVSCSFVVERSKESTARVVVWREIGVQRSYTMESTLCGCDQGKYKGLQIGTRELEEMGAQFCVALLRLKRLTGIRNHQHLLDLESDIIGTQSKVVSSSPSTYVMEEDEPSFLEAIDYSAESNDEDGEPEIEQGIEVQENANHLDRLSDCETNHKD; encoded by the exons ATGGAGTACCGCTACACTAAGAGATACTCCCAATCTGTGGTCTCCCCAGACCCACCAG AGAAGAGTGGAAAAGAGGTGATGTCCAAAGGCTCCAGTGGCATGGAGGTCATTCTGGCGTCACTGGAG AACACCAGAGATGTCCAGACCACGCTGAACATTTTGTACATTCTCAGTGAGCTGCTGACTGTGG gcagaggTCGCAGGGTCGGAGTATTTGTGTCTAAAGGAGGCACAGGAATATTATTCCAGATTCTGATCACCGCAAGCAAAGAGTTGCCTCCCAGTGAAGAACTCATGCTGCAGCTTCACTCGCTGCTCGCCAAGGTTGGCCCAAAAG ACAGAAAGTTTGGAGTGAAGGCGCGCTTGAGCGGCGCGCTGAACGCCACAGTCAACTTAACCAAACAGAACCTACAGAATACCAAAGTGCTTCTGCCCTGTCTCCAGGTTCTCAGGGTTTACTCCACCAACT CGGTGAATGCTATTTCTTTGGGCAAGAACGGAGTGGTGGAGCTCATGTTCAAGATTGTGGTGCCGTTCAGCAAGAAGAACATCAGCCTGCTTAA GGTAGCTCTGGATGCACTCGGAGCGCTGCTTAAATCCA AGACGAATGCTCGCCGTGCAGTGGATGCTGGACACGTGCATGCCTTGCTGGCTCTTTACCAGGACTGGCATCACAATGACACACGGCATCGCCACATGCTGATACGCAAAGGGCTGCTGGTCTGCCTCAGGAACATCACCAACATCAAGCTCGGCAGGAAAGCGTTCATCGATGCCGACGGCATGAGGATCCTCTACTACTCATCCACT GAGTGTCTCCCGGTGCGGACTCTGGATCCACTCGTCAACACTTCGAGTCTCATCATGAGGAAGTGTTTTCCTAAGAACCGTCTGCCTCTGCCCACCATCAAATCAGCCTTTCTTTACCAGCTGCCACATGTGCCCGTTGTAGGGCCCGTGGCGCAGCTGTACAGCCAGCCACTTGGGG TGGATGATGTCGTGGATGAAAGCGACGATAACGAGGAGACGGACGCAGACACAGAGAACGATACTGACAACGAAGAGGACAAGAAGGatccacacactgag AACGAGGACATCGAGACGGATCTAAACAAGCTACATCCCAAAAAGAACCCCGGACGTCCATTCGAGGAGTTGAAGGTCTACGAGAGGTTCTTCTTGGAGCTTTCTGAAGACTTCCAG GGTTATAACTTTGAACCATCAAAGAGTGCCTCTACCACATCGTCATCTTTCTCCTCGACTCGAGCCACTCGGCCAATCATCGTGCCCACAGCTCAGGCCCTGTCCCCGAAGCACGTCCCTGTAACGAGCTTTCAGGGGGATTGCAACCCTAGCAAAGGAGAACGCCGCCCGCCTTCCCCCTCTGTGCCCACTCCTGCACCTCCTGCCTCTCTGACGCCTCTAGAACTGGACACCATCCACCTCACCAAGGACCAGGACAGAAAAGAGGAGGCCCACATTCCGTCCCCCGACACGCTGACAACATTGTCGTCCCTCATCAGGCCTCCTTCTCAAGCGCAGACGATAGAGCAGGCTCTAGCACATGTGTTGGAGTGTGTCTCCCTCGAAGCGACGGGGGCTCTGAACACAGGAGAAGACGGAGGACAGGGAGTCAAACCAAACGGATCCCCAGTCAATGGCACGAGGCACATCCAGTCCCCACTGCTCCTGGAGGACATCGCTAATCGccgtgtgggaggaggaggcagtaACTGGGGTTCAGATTGCGGCTCAGAGGGGACCGAGGATGAGGGAGGGGAAGGAGCAGTCCTGGAGGTGCCAGACACGGCGCTGCTCCTCCCGCTTCATGACCCCGACCTTTACGTGGAGATGGTGAAGGGAACGCACTCCGTACCCCAGTACGCTGAAGTAGCTTACCCAGACTACTTTGGCCACATAGCCCCAACATTTAGGGAGCCTCTTCAGGAGAGAGTATATGGTGTTCAGAG GTCTAAAATATTCCAGGACATTGAGAGGTTAATTCATCCCAATGATATCGTGGATAAAGTAGTCTATGACTTGGACATTCCCAG TTGTCCGGTGATTGAAGACAATGGCGAATCGCTGAAGTTCAACTCTCAGTTTGAGTCTGGAAACCTCAGGAAGGCAGTTCAAATGAGGAA ATATGAGTATGACCTTGTGCTGAATTCAGACATCAATAGTAATCACTACCACCAGTGGTTCTACTTTGAGGTGAGCGGCATGCGCGTTGGAACCACCTACCGCTTCAACATCATCAACTCCGAGAAGTCAAACAGCCAGTTCAACTACG gcatgcAGGTGCTCATGTACTCTGTGCAGGAGGCGATCAGTGGCCGGCCTCGCTGGGTCAGAACAGGAACAGACATCTGTTACTACAA GAATCACTTTGCTAGGAGCTCGATTGCAGCGGGTGGTCAGAAAGGGAAGTCCTATTATACGATGACCTTCAGCACCAGCTTCAGCCATAAGGATGATGTCTGCTACTTTGCCTATCATTACCCGTATACGTACTCCACTCTTAAG ATGCACCTGTCCAAACTGGAGGCTTTGAGGACCCCCCAGATCTACCTGAGACGGGACGTCCTCTGTGAAACTCTGGGGGGAAACAGCTGCCCCCTTCTGACCCTCACTGCCATGCCAGAGTCCAACTCTAATGATCACATCTGTCAGTTCA GGAACCGTCCATTGATCTTCCTGTCGGCCAGAGTGCACCCTGGGGAGACCAACGCCAGCTGGGTAATGAAGGGCACGCTGGAGTTCCTGATGGGCACCAGCCTACTGGCAGCCAGCCTGAGGGAGGCCTACATCTTCAAGATAGTCCCCATGCTTAACCCCGATGGAGTTGTGAACGGAAA TCATCGTTGTTCTCTGAGTGGAGAGGATTTGAATCGCCAGTGGCAGAACCCCAATCCTGAGCTGCACCCCACCATCTACCACACTAAGAGCCTGCTGCAGTACCTGGCACACATACAAAGGGCACCTCTG GTGTTCTGCGACTACCACGGTCATTCCAGGAAGAAGAATGTGTTCATGTACGGCTGCAGCGTGAAGGAGACAGTCTGGCAATCCAACATCACCGCGACATCCAGTGACTTGCAGGAGGACCTTGGATACAGA GCGCTTCCTAAGATCCTGTCCCAGATCGCCCCGGCCTTCAGCATGGTCAGCTGTAGTTTTGTTGTGGAGCGCTCCAAAGAGTCGACGGCCCGTGTTGTTGTCTGGAGAGAGATCGGAGTGCAGCGCAGCTACACCATGGAGAGCACGCTGTGTGGTTGTGACCAGGGAAAATATAAG GGTCTTCAGATCGGCaccagagagctggaggagatggGAGCTCAGTTCTGTGTGGCCCTGCTGAGGCTGAAGAGGCTGACCGGGATCCGCAATCACCAACACCTGCTGGATTTAGAGAGCGACATCATCGGGACACAGTCTAAAGTGGTCAG CAGCAGCCCCAGCACCTacgtgatggaggaggatgagccGTCCTTTCTGGAGGCGATAGACTACAGCGCGGAGAGCAATGATGAGGACGGCGAGCCTGAAATCGAGCAAGGCATCGAAGTCCAAGAGAACGCCAATCACCTCGATCGGCTGTCGGACTGCGAGACGAATCACAAGGACTAG